Genomic window (Pirellulales bacterium):
GGCGAGATGCTCAGCATCACCCGGGACTCGAGAGCTTCGAGTCCGCGCAATCCATGCCGAGCCGTGGGATGGCGGCGAACGGCGCGTTCCCGCAACCGGCCCGCGGATCGAGTTGCTTGGTGACTGAGTCGTAAAAAAACCATCAGTGAACTCCCCCGAACGAGTCTTCGGGAGGATGTACAGAATCTCCCGAATGTAAAAACAGGCAGTTTAGGTAGGACCGTATCGCGCGGCCCGGTCTAAGTCAACCGGCAGCGACTGGCGATCCACATGGGTGGTGCGGCGAATTGCCGAACATAAGCCGCGGGAAGGTGTCGGCGGCTGATTCAACGACGAGCCGTTGCGTTAACGCCCTGAGTTGCGAACGCAGCGGGCTGCAAGTGCCGCGATGGCCCTTAAGAGCGAACCCCGCCTGGGGGATACGCATCGTTGGTTTTTCGGGCGAGCTGTGAGAAACAAGCTCTCAGAAGTCGCGGCGAGGCACTGAGTTCCCCGCCGCGCGGCCTTTATACGAATCACGCCGTCACCGAGGCTGATCGGGACCGCGTCGCACCGGGTCTCTAGAACCGTGCTTCGGCATGCACGACTAACCCGGTAAAGGTCACGGTGTCGCCGAGACTGATGAACCGATTGTTCTGCACGGCGGAGATGTACTGCGGCGTTGTGATCGCGTTGAACCAGAACGCAGTATAGTAGCCGGCGCCAACTCGCAGGTGCCCGCCGCAACTGGTCCAGGAAGCCCCTAGTTCGAAGTCCAGGACCGGCAAGACCCGAAAGCTTTGCAGATTGCTGCTCGCTAACAGGGCGGTGGTCAGCGTGTCGGTCTGTGAGTACCCGGAAACCGTGTCACCGAAGAGCGTCGAAATCGAGCCTTGACCGTAGCCCGAGAACCCGGTCGCGCCGAGTCGGCGGCGTCCGTCTAATCCCAGTCGCGGTCCCACACCATCGAAGTTGATGCTCGATGTCGTGAATTGTGGGTTGTTGGGCTGAGCGAATTCGGCGTCTTGTTGGAAATTCTGGTGTAGATGCCCGTACCGCAACCCCGCGCTCCAATTCATATAGGCATTGGGAGTGCCGAAGATGAGTCGGTTGTACATCAAGTCAGCCACTCGAAAGTTGACCGAGGAGACGGCATCGATGCGCGAGAACGTCGTGCCTGAATTGACCGTGCCCGGCGTCAGCACTGACGAGACGGCGCTACCGAAATTCGTGCCTGGCGGCAGGCCGACCGTGTCGGACACATTACTGAAGAACTGCATGTAGCTGACCGAGATCGAGGAGCAATTGTTGAATGCAATTCCGCCACCCACTCGGAACGCTGGCTGCCAAGGTTGAATGAGGTTTTGCGCGTTGCCGAACGGTACCGTGCCCTGGCCGGCAGGCGCAGCGTTCTGCTGCGTTGCATGCACCATGTCAGGGCCGAACGCCTTCATGTACAGATAGTCACCGAAGACGAAGCAGCGCTGACGAAAGAAGTCTGTACACGGCAGGCAGCATTTCATCGCTGGCGGACAGCAACCGCCGCTGCACGACGGACCACCGGCGAATCCTTCCTCGGCCATAGGAGCGGCGATCATTTCCGATTCATCGATCGGTCCGACAATCGGCTCTTCGACCATTTCGTGAACCGAGCGGAGAACCGGCTCGTGACGCGGCTTAGTAAGCGGTTTTGGATCCGCTTTTCGGGCCGGCTTCGCGACCGCTTTGGCCGCTTTCTTAGTCGGTCTGGGGATGAGTTGGTCAACCGGCCTGTCGGCCGGCGACTCGACTACTTCGATACCGTCTTTTTCGTCCGCCTCGTCGACGGTTTGAGCGGTCGACTCTTCGGTCGTTTTACGGTCCGAATCCTCGGACGGCGCTGCGACACGCGCATTGGCACGTGCACGAGCGACAGCTGCCACGGCAGCTGCTGAATTGGAGTAATAGTCCTCAGCCGCAGCTAGCGGAGTGAGCAAGCCCAATAGAGACAGGGCGATCGTTGCCTTGGTAAACATCCATCCCCCCCCCCCGGAGATTTTGGCATATCGGCACAATCAGAATAATCGTTATGCGCGATACAGCCACTATCGTCCGCAAACTCTGCCACTCTTTAACTCCTTTGGTGGGCCAGTCAGCGGGGGGCAACCTCGGCCTCGCTCATCGCGGACGCCGGTTCCGGCTGGTTCGTGGAACATTCTTTCAACGATGGAACTTGTTTTCCCGTTTGGGGTGACGGTACTCCGCGAATTTAGTGACCTTTCTAATAGGTCCGAATGGTGGGGGTCGATGGCCGGGGGCCCGGTGCGACGGGCCGCTCTTCCCCCGGTGCGGTCCGAAACGACTGAGGCTTTCCAGGTTTTCCTATGCGAACGGACCGCGCGATGTTGCTGGCCCAAGCGAAATGCAACAAGGACGAGGCGTTGGGCGAGCTTCTCGAACAGTACCGCAATTATCTGAAGTTATTGGCCGGAATGGAGTTGGGGCGTCGCATGCGACGCAAGGTGGATCCATCGGACTTAGTCCAAGAGACGTTTCTCGACGCCCATCGGAACTTTCCCAATTTCGTGGGGACGACCGAGCCTCAATTCACCAATTGGCTGCGGCAAATTCTCGCTACGAATGCCTCGAATCTGTTGCGGCAGTACCTGGGGACGCAAGCGCGCGACATCCGTCTGGAGGAAGATCTCACGACTTCCTTTCAGAATTCGGGGGCGCGTTTCAGAGATATCTCGGCTCCCTCGGCCGAGAGCCCAAGTCAGGATGCCATGGGCCACGAACAGGAGATCGAGCTTGCCAACGCCATCAGCCAATTGCCGGATGACTATCGAGAGGTGATCGTCCTGCGGCATTGGGAAGCGAAGTCGTTTCCCGAGATTGCCACGCAGATGGGGCGCTCGCTCGACAGCGTTGAAAAGCTGTGGATGCGCGGTGTGATGCGATTGCGTGCCAGCATGGGAGAGAGGCAATGATCCCGATAAATGACGTACGAAAAGGTAAT
Coding sequences:
- a CDS encoding Lpg1974 family pore-forming outer membrane protein gives rise to the protein MFTKATIALSLLGLLTPLAAAEDYYSNSAAAVAAVARARANARVAAPSEDSDRKTTEESTAQTVDEADEKDGIEVVESPADRPVDQLIPRPTKKAAKAVAKPARKADPKPLTKPRHEPVLRSVHEMVEEPIVGPIDESEMIAAPMAEEGFAGGPSCSGGCCPPAMKCCLPCTDFFRQRCFVFGDYLYMKAFGPDMVHATQQNAAPAGQGTVPFGNAQNLIQPWQPAFRVGGGIAFNNCSSISVSYMQFFSNVSDTVGLPPGTNFGSAVSSVLTPGTVNSGTTFSRIDAVSSVNFRVADLMYNRLIFGTPNAYMNWSAGLRYGHLHQNFQQDAEFAQPNNPQFTTSSINFDGVGPRLGLDGRRRLGATGFSGYGQGSISTLFGDTVSGYSQTDTLTTALLASSNLQSFRVLPVLDFELGASWTSCGGHLRVGAGYYTAFWFNAITTPQYISAVQNNRFISLGDTVTFTGLVVHAEARF
- a CDS encoding sigma-70 family RNA polymerase sigma factor, with the protein product MRTDRAMLLAQAKCNKDEALGELLEQYRNYLKLLAGMELGRRMRRKVDPSDLVQETFLDAHRNFPNFVGTTEPQFTNWLRQILATNASNLLRQYLGTQARDIRLEEDLTTSFQNSGARFRDISAPSAESPSQDAMGHEQEIELANAISQLPDDYREVIVLRHWEAKSFPEIATQMGRSLDSVEKLWMRGVMRLRASMGERQ